From a single Arachis hypogaea cultivar Tifrunner chromosome 3, arahy.Tifrunner.gnm2.J5K5, whole genome shotgun sequence genomic region:
- the LOC112791434 gene encoding AUGMIN subunit 7-like, whose translation MTFGPRNCKRLLGAKSPFSQQNLQRDVLDRDEETARIQYLTEIAKFLGIMTTVDTEVIQGHGSYEDRTEMLRLIVYIVEATIYADNSEWRLLLVAKDTQLINSIAEKQSQIFSEKYKLCRFSPYIHCQKFSSSRQNFLKSKKFVESSTKSG comes from the exons ATGACATTTGGTCCTCGTAATTGCAAAAGGCTATTAGGTGCTAAGTCACCTTTTTCTCAACAAAACTTACAAAGGGATGTCCTTGATCGTGATGAGGAGACAGCTAGAATTCAGT ATTTGACAGAGATTGCTAAGTTTCTGGGTATTATGACTACTGTAGATACAGAAGTCATTCAG GGACATGGAAGCTATGAAGATCGTACTGAGATGCTTCGTCTTATTGTATATATCGTGGAGGCAACTATTTATGCTGATAATTCAGAATGGAGATTGTTACTA GTAGCCAAGGATACACAGTTGATAAATTCCATTGCTGAAAAACAATCCCAAATATTTtcagaaaaatataaattgtgcAGATTCAGTCCATATATCCATT GCCAGAAGTTTTCGAGCTCGAGGCAAAACTTTCTGAAGAGTAAAAAATTTGTTGAATCTTCAACAAAAAGTGGATGA